Proteins co-encoded in one Dyadobacter sp. CECT 9275 genomic window:
- a CDS encoding sensor histidine kinase codes for MTDLTFQKEIQRLLKESNKSLEEINAELETSNHELQQFASIASHDLQEPLRKILIFSTMLRDKQQHELSENSLSFLGKIIASSQRMRTMISDILSYSRLPGNTDEFEITNLAEVVTEVLDDYEILISEKKATIIIGTLPEAEVNRGQIRQVFQNLISNSLKFSRPDVPLMVEITSRENPKIEVTPKKEGLVRTCSIEISDNGIGFDELYSKKIFTLFQRLNTKDKYEGSGIGLAIAKKIMDRHNGTISASGKEGHGARFTITLPLRRSGR; via the coding sequence GTGACTGACCTGACATTTCAGAAGGAAATTCAGCGACTGTTAAAGGAAAGTAACAAGTCACTTGAAGAAATAAATGCTGAACTGGAAACGAGCAATCATGAACTTCAGCAATTTGCGTCCATAGCCTCCCACGACCTACAGGAGCCTTTGAGAAAAATACTGATCTTTTCCACGATGCTCCGCGACAAGCAGCAGCATGAACTTTCGGAAAACAGTTTATCCTTTCTTGGCAAAATCATTGCATCCTCCCAAAGAATGCGGACCATGATCAGCGATATCCTGAGTTATTCGCGATTGCCAGGAAACACGGACGAATTTGAGATCACGAACCTGGCTGAGGTAGTGACGGAGGTATTGGACGATTATGAAATTTTAATCAGTGAAAAAAAGGCGACTATCATCATTGGTACATTACCCGAAGCGGAAGTGAACCGTGGACAAATCCGCCAGGTGTTTCAAAATCTGATCAGCAACTCGCTGAAATTTTCCCGGCCGGACGTTCCCCTTATGGTTGAAATAACAAGCAGGGAAAACCCAAAAATCGAAGTTACACCTAAAAAAGAAGGTCTTGTCCGTACCTGCTCCATAGAGATTTCGGATAATGGAATCGGATTTGACGAATTGTACAGCAAAAAAATATTTACCCTTTTTCAGCGTCTGAATACCAAGGATAAGTATGAGGGTTCCGGTATAGGACTTGCCATTGCTAAAAAAATTATGGACCGTCACAATGGAACCATTTCGGCTTCCGGAAAAGAGGGACATGGAGCCAGGTTTACCATCACCCTTCCCCTCCGACGGTCCGGCCGCTAG
- a CDS encoding GxxExxY protein, translated as MMTTNELSYEIRGCIFNVYNNLGPGLLESAYEAALAYELHKKNLSFARQVGLPMVYEELSLEIGYRLDILVENRIIIEIKSVETLLNVHHKQIITYLKLSGLKLGLLVNFNSDDISKSIFRKVNGFQDFTD; from the coding sequence ATGATGACTACAAACGAACTTTCCTACGAAATCCGAGGCTGCATTTTTAATGTCTACAACAACCTTGGCCCCGGATTGCTTGAATCTGCATACGAAGCAGCTCTTGCATATGAATTACACAAGAAAAACCTCTCGTTTGCCAGGCAAGTAGGCTTGCCGATGGTATATGAAGAACTTAGTCTGGAAATCGGGTATCGCCTAGATATTTTGGTTGAAAATAGAATCATAATTGAGATTAAATCGGTTGAAACGTTATTAAATGTCCACCATAAACAGATCATCACATACCTCAAATTATCAGGATTAAAGCTGGGTTTGCTGGTAAATTTCAACTCCGATGACATTTCAAAATCCATTTTCAGGAAGGTAAATGGATTTCAGGATTTCACGGACTAG
- a CDS encoding four-carbon acid sugar kinase family protein — protein sequence MIAVIADDFTGAAEIGGVGIRHGFSVVIETKVDKNISADILIIATDTRSQTPEKAADVTQKITSELLALHPDFIYKKIDSILRGNVGAELTAQLITSGKQKAMLVPANPQLNRTIRDGIYYYNGIPLNEFSFTNGTSNARTSSRVLDLLGEAVRPFTSVVSIGDALPEKGLIIGNTSDTDDLDNWVRKIDSQTIPAGGSSFFDAILRAHPKQTANQKISPLRLGPKMMYICGSAFDNSRMLVQKARQAGHAVAYMPENLLTDDGPDHSLFARWKNEICDGLQKTGKVIVAIDKITGVQENVSCKIRQAVATAVQSVMNEAEIDELIIEGGATAYAVTQKLGYTRLYPVNELGPGSIRMKVRENANIFLTLKPGSYTWPDVIWPY from the coding sequence ATGATAGCAGTTATTGCAGATGATTTTACGGGTGCGGCGGAAATTGGCGGTGTGGGTATCCGCCATGGGTTCAGTGTTGTCATAGAAACGAAGGTCGACAAAAACATATCAGCCGATATTCTCATCATTGCAACGGATACACGTTCTCAGACGCCCGAAAAAGCCGCAGATGTAACACAAAAAATCACTTCCGAACTGCTTGCACTGCACCCTGATTTTATCTACAAAAAAATAGATTCGATCTTAAGAGGTAATGTAGGGGCAGAATTAACAGCCCAGCTCATAACCTCCGGGAAACAAAAGGCAATGCTTGTCCCTGCCAATCCGCAATTAAACAGGACCATACGGGACGGTATCTATTATTACAACGGTATCCCGCTCAATGAATTCAGCTTTACCAACGGGACATCAAACGCACGAACTTCTTCCCGAGTACTTGATCTTTTGGGAGAAGCAGTCCGGCCTTTCACGTCCGTAGTATCCATAGGCGACGCTTTACCGGAGAAGGGGCTCATCATAGGCAATACATCCGATACCGATGATCTTGACAACTGGGTCAGAAAAATTGATTCCCAAACGATTCCGGCGGGAGGATCCAGTTTTTTTGACGCCATTTTAAGAGCACATCCAAAACAGACTGCAAACCAGAAGATATCACCGCTCCGGTTAGGCCCAAAAATGATGTACATATGTGGCAGTGCATTCGATAACAGCAGAATGTTGGTACAAAAGGCTCGGCAGGCAGGGCACGCCGTTGCTTATATGCCTGAAAATCTGCTTACAGATGACGGGCCAGATCACAGTTTGTTTGCCCGATGGAAAAACGAGATTTGTGACGGCCTGCAAAAAACTGGAAAGGTTATTGTCGCTATTGATAAAATCACCGGCGTACAGGAAAACGTTTCGTGTAAAATAAGACAGGCAGTTGCGACAGCAGTACAAAGCGTAATGAACGAAGCTGAGATCGACGAACTGATCATTGAAGGAGGAGCTACCGCATATGCTGTTACGCAAAAACTGGGATATACCCGGTTATATCCGGTCAATGAGTTGGGCCCTGGATCCATACGGATGAAAGTCAGAGAAAATGCAAATATTTTTTTAACCTTAAAACCAGGTAGTTACACTTGGCCGGATGTTATCTGGCCCTATTAG
- a CDS encoding ABC transporter permease, protein MNVPKKNKPPRWAVSILAWLHPEETLEEVQGDLEELYDSWLSQHGRAFANTQYFISLLSVLPPFVRRRKRKELYHQPNPIHPVMISNYFKIALRSLRKNKLYTFINLAGLTLGLGVAITLFWIVRFEYSFDNFHPKADRIYRVTSLDKFGEPQSHVHQGVTKALNTQFPGVEAAVNIYGSNPTSIKVGTQIFNQKNIFFAHPEIIKILDIKWLSGRPEQSLLAPGNVIIDEETADKLFHGDALGKTFRYNNQVDLTVTGIFHKMPVNTEFPLQMVISWETLRQISPEYKNEAQWGGGDSMNQGLVLLKEGSSPEPVNKGLTAMAKLHQQESKVVTYELQPLSEMHFDTGKDPFNYSTPEWILYTLMSIAVFLVFIACVNFINLATVQAIQRSREIAMRKILGSAKSQLIAQFFGETAVLVYLAIILGALFASQLIRYSSELLNTQADQAQVWELGTFVFLLLLGMIVTCMAGFYPAIVLSGFQPVRALQNRLFTPVARGISLRSTLVVLQFVIAQVLVICTLLGINQIRYFYETNIGFEKSGIITVAMPDRGTNLRERFQQELKQYPEIREVTFGLTTPASERNHWWGNVKHANFADGEQTFRIQHVDTNYFDFFHIPLVAGRKLTSADTTVGLGTDFENVNVVVNEMAARDLSAGDPERALGQKMEIWGTKCMIAGVVKDYYSEDLRNKPMPHVFLYGAWNFQLASIRIDPGKKAEALEHIGQHWKELFPNNYYAPRFLEDDINNFYASERKLSNFLKLFAGVGIVIGSLGLFGLVSFVVTQRTKEIGVRKVLGATVSGIVRLVSGDFIKLVVVAFVIASPLAWYAMKTFLESYPNRVAIEWRVFALAGGLSLGVALLTISFQSVKAALRNPVKSLKSE, encoded by the coding sequence ATGAACGTACCGAAGAAAAACAAACCTCCCCGGTGGGCAGTGAGTATCCTGGCTTGGCTCCACCCGGAGGAAACACTGGAAGAGGTGCAGGGTGACCTGGAGGAACTTTATGATTCCTGGTTATCGCAGCATGGAAGAGCGTTCGCTAACACACAGTACTTCATTAGCTTACTGTCGGTTTTGCCGCCGTTTGTGCGCCGTCGCAAAAGAAAAGAGTTATACCATCAACCCAATCCAATACATCCGGTCATGATCAGTAATTATTTTAAGATTGCCTTGCGCAGCCTGCGGAAGAACAAACTTTATACTTTTATCAATCTGGCGGGCCTCACTTTGGGCCTTGGGGTAGCGATTACGTTATTCTGGATCGTAAGGTTTGAATACAGCTTCGACAATTTTCATCCCAAAGCCGACAGGATTTACCGCGTTACATCGCTTGATAAATTTGGGGAGCCCCAATCGCATGTGCATCAGGGAGTTACCAAAGCGCTCAATACACAGTTTCCAGGTGTAGAAGCTGCGGTGAACATCTATGGCTCCAACCCGACAAGTATCAAAGTAGGTACTCAAATTTTTAATCAGAAAAATATCTTTTTTGCACATCCCGAAATAATTAAAATACTGGATATCAAATGGCTTTCGGGGCGGCCGGAGCAGTCTTTACTGGCGCCTGGTAACGTTATTATCGATGAGGAAACGGCAGATAAATTGTTCCATGGTGATGCGTTGGGAAAAACTTTCCGGTATAATAACCAGGTGGATCTGACCGTAACGGGGATTTTTCATAAGATGCCGGTTAATACTGAATTTCCTCTTCAGATGGTCATTTCCTGGGAAACCCTCAGGCAAATCAGTCCTGAATATAAAAATGAAGCACAATGGGGGGGAGGGGATTCCATGAACCAGGGGCTGGTACTTTTAAAGGAGGGGAGTTCGCCGGAACCTGTAAACAAAGGCCTCACGGCTATGGCAAAGCTGCATCAGCAGGAAAGTAAAGTGGTGACTTACGAATTGCAGCCACTTTCAGAAATGCATTTTGACACCGGGAAAGATCCGTTTAATTATTCCACGCCGGAATGGATATTATATACATTGATGAGTATTGCAGTTTTCCTGGTATTTATTGCCTGTGTAAATTTCATTAATCTTGCCACAGTTCAAGCCATTCAACGTAGTAGAGAAATAGCCATGCGTAAAATTCTGGGCAGTGCGAAGAGCCAGCTGATTGCCCAGTTTTTTGGAGAAACGGCCGTTCTGGTTTATCTGGCTATTATATTGGGAGCGCTGTTTGCCAGCCAGCTTATCCGATATTCTTCCGAATTACTGAATACGCAGGCAGACCAAGCCCAGGTCTGGGAATTGGGGACATTTGTATTCCTGCTGCTTTTGGGCATGATCGTTACTTGTATGGCAGGGTTTTATCCCGCCATCGTCCTGTCCGGATTTCAGCCCGTGAGGGCATTGCAGAATCGGTTATTTACCCCCGTTGCCAGGGGTATTTCGCTTCGTTCCACCTTGGTTGTTCTGCAATTTGTGATTGCCCAGGTTCTGGTCATCTGTACGCTGCTGGGCATTAACCAGATCCGTTATTTTTATGAAACCAATATTGGCTTTGAGAAAAGCGGCATTATTACCGTGGCCATGCCGGATCGGGGAACTAATTTGCGGGAACGGTTCCAGCAGGAGCTGAAACAGTATCCGGAAATAAGGGAGGTAACCTTTGGACTCACAACGCCGGCAAGTGAACGGAACCATTGGTGGGGCAATGTGAAGCATGCCAATTTTGCGGACGGAGAGCAGACTTTCAGGATTCAGCATGTAGATACCAATTATTTCGATTTTTTCCATATTCCACTCGTAGCAGGGCGCAAACTTACTTCTGCTGATACGACGGTTGGCCTGGGAACTGATTTTGAAAATGTCAATGTAGTGGTGAATGAAATGGCAGCCAGAGATTTAAGCGCTGGTGATCCTGAAAGGGCGCTGGGACAAAAGATGGAAATATGGGGTACAAAGTGTATGATTGCTGGGGTGGTAAAGGATTATTATTCAGAGGATTTAAGGAATAAACCAATGCCGCACGTGTTCCTTTACGGTGCCTGGAATTTCCAGCTGGCAAGCATCCGGATCGACCCCGGTAAAAAAGCCGAGGCACTGGAGCATATCGGACAACACTGGAAAGAGCTCTTCCCCAATAACTATTATGCTCCCCGGTTTCTGGAAGATGATATAAATAACTTTTATGCAAGTGAACGCAAGCTTTCCAATTTTCTTAAGCTTTTTGCAGGTGTCGGAATTGTCATCGGGAGCTTGGGGTTATTTGGCCTGGTATCCTTCGTAGTAACGCAGCGCACCAAGGAGATAGGGGTACGGAAAGTACTGGGGGCAACTGTTTCAGGGATTGTCCGCCTCGTATCAGGCGACTTCATTAAACTGGTGGTGGTTGCCTTTGTCATTGCTTCACCATTAGCCTGGTATGCCATGAAAACTTTTCTGGAATCTTATCCTAACCGGGTAGCTATTGAATGGCGGGTTTTTGCCCTGGCGGGCGGATTATCATTAGGGGTGGCTTTGCTTACAATCAGTTTTCAAAGTGTAAAAGCAGCTTTAAGGAATCCTGTAAAGAGTCTGAAATCGGAATAG
- a CDS encoding PadR family transcriptional regulator: MRRTYLGEFEEIVLLTVAILDGDAYGVSINQELEKHTGRKVTFGTVHNTLIRLEEKGFLVSRLGGATAERGGRRKRIFVVTSLGSRALQDIWTLRGQLWDLVPPHFMQLSSL; this comes from the coding sequence ATGAGAAGAACATATCTGGGAGAGTTCGAAGAAATTGTACTCCTGACGGTTGCTATTCTGGACGGCGACGCATACGGCGTTTCTATCAATCAGGAGCTTGAAAAGCATACAGGGCGTAAGGTAACGTTCGGTACGGTTCATAATACATTGATCCGGCTCGAAGAAAAAGGGTTTTTAGTCTCACGCCTTGGCGGTGCAACAGCAGAACGGGGCGGAAGGCGTAAAAGGATTTTTGTTGTGACCTCTCTGGGGAGCCGCGCCTTGCAGGACATCTGGACGTTGCGGGGCCAGCTTTGGGATCTGGTTCCTCCCCATTTTATGCAGCTTAGCTCATTATGA
- a CDS encoding Gfo/Idh/MocA family protein, with translation MKANGEETVSPGVTRRDFIRTTGVGIIGAPYIAKSAWTRTAPSDMIRHAVIGTGGMGRNHTKTFGNIKGCDLVAVCDVDPQQLEKAVKDLPNGDKIKKYADFRQLLTDKTIDSVSIASPDHWHTPMALYALMAGKHVYVEKPCSHNIRETNLLVKASKAFNKCVQHGTQRRSNGAHIEGMKQLRNGIIGKVHTIKAIDHQHREAIGRAASEAPPKGVDYDMWLGAAPKVPFTKNRWHYTWRWFWDYGNGDAANDGVHQIDVAVWALGDRYPKRVISSGGQYYYNDDHQTPDTQTTIFEYDDTQIIWEMRLWTPYNLEGHDNGNVAYGTDGKMEFGRSGVVVTKGKEQIKIESPVEVEAIMPNFLTAVRENNPAKLNSPIERGAIATNMAMLANITTRLGAPSITYDPIKQIVKCPGFDDKANALLGREYRKGYELPYKG, from the coding sequence ATGAAAGCAAACGGAGAAGAAACGGTTTCACCGGGAGTTACCCGGAGGGATTTTATCAGAACGACTGGCGTCGGCATCATCGGCGCGCCTTACATCGCAAAAAGTGCATGGACGCGGACGGCTCCCAGTGATATGATCCGTCACGCGGTAATCGGGACGGGAGGCATGGGTCGCAACCATACCAAAACCTTCGGAAATATCAAAGGATGCGACCTGGTGGCAGTTTGCGACGTTGATCCCCAGCAGCTGGAAAAAGCAGTAAAAGATCTGCCCAATGGTGATAAGATAAAAAAGTATGCCGATTTCAGACAGCTCCTGACAGACAAAACAATCGATTCGGTCTCGATTGCCTCGCCGGATCACTGGCACACGCCTATGGCGCTGTATGCCCTGATGGCCGGCAAACACGTATATGTGGAAAAACCGTGCAGCCATAACATCCGCGAAACCAACCTGCTAGTGAAAGCGTCCAAGGCTTTCAACAAATGTGTGCAACACGGTACGCAGCGACGCAGCAACGGAGCACATATAGAGGGGATGAAGCAGTTACGTAATGGTATCATTGGTAAAGTACATACCATTAAAGCCATTGATCACCAGCACCGCGAGGCCATCGGTCGCGCTGCGTCGGAGGCTCCTCCCAAAGGAGTGGACTATGACATGTGGCTTGGGGCTGCGCCAAAAGTACCATTTACCAAAAATCGCTGGCACTATACCTGGCGCTGGTTCTGGGATTATGGAAACGGAGATGCCGCAAACGACGGAGTGCATCAGATCGACGTAGCGGTTTGGGCACTGGGAGACCGCTATCCAAAACGTGTGATTTCTTCCGGCGGCCAATATTATTACAACGACGACCACCAGACTCCGGATACCCAGACCACCATTTTTGAATATGACGACACGCAGATCATCTGGGAAATGAGGCTTTGGACACCCTACAACCTCGAAGGCCACGACAACGGAAACGTTGCCTATGGTACTGACGGTAAAATGGAGTTTGGCCGCAGCGGTGTGGTGGTGACGAAAGGAAAAGAACAGATCAAGATAGAATCACCTGTTGAGGTAGAGGCCATAATGCCTAACTTCCTCACGGCAGTGCGGGAAAACAACCCTGCAAAGCTCAATTCACCCATTGAGAGAGGTGCTATTGCTACCAATATGGCTATGCTGGCCAATATTACCACTCGCCTTGGCGCACCTTCCATTACCTACGACCCCATTAAACAAATCGTAAAATGCCCGGGGTTTGACGACAAAGCCAATGCCTTGCTGGGCCGCGAATACCGGAAAGGTTACGAACTTCCCTACAAAGGTTAA
- a CDS encoding DUF6807 family protein: MKKKQTILSGLRKWIGVTAYLSVAMLFYNPLAAQQSKKGTKQPVVAFEQKPGELTITIGGKPFASYVYEDPKISRPYFAHVKSACGVQVTRNYPPQQGDPQDHSTFHPGIWLSFGDINGNDYWRLKAKVEHEMFVEQPEGGAGKGTFTVRNYYMSTDGKDRVLAELVKYTILVRPTGTLLLTDSKFSAEAGDFAFGDQEEMGLGVRVNTKFSVQYGKGHITNAEGRKDGKETWGKSSAWVDYSGLVDNQYVGVAIMPDPKNFRPSWFHTRDYGLMAANAFGRDAMKQGEKSSVVVKKGETFRLAYGVLIYCKPNGEKVNIAGAYQDYLKVIKE, from the coding sequence ATGAAAAAAAAACAAACGATACTGTCCGGCCTGAGAAAATGGATCGGAGTGACCGCATATTTGTCTGTTGCTATGCTATTTTACAATCCGTTGGCAGCTCAGCAGTCAAAAAAGGGCACTAAACAACCTGTTGTTGCATTTGAACAAAAGCCGGGTGAACTGACAATCACCATAGGAGGAAAACCCTTCGCAAGTTATGTATACGAAGACCCAAAAATATCGCGGCCCTATTTTGCCCATGTGAAGTCGGCCTGTGGTGTTCAGGTAACACGTAACTATCCTCCCCAGCAGGGAGACCCTCAGGATCACTCCACTTTTCATCCCGGAATATGGCTCAGCTTTGGGGATATCAACGGAAATGACTACTGGAGGCTCAAGGCAAAAGTGGAACACGAAATGTTTGTGGAACAACCCGAAGGAGGAGCAGGAAAAGGTACTTTTACGGTAAGAAACTACTATATGAGTACCGACGGCAAAGACCGGGTACTGGCAGAACTCGTGAAATATACGATTCTGGTAAGGCCTACCGGCACATTGCTGCTGACTGACAGCAAATTTTCTGCGGAAGCCGGCGATTTTGCCTTCGGCGACCAGGAAGAAATGGGACTTGGCGTAAGAGTGAATACGAAGTTCTCTGTACAGTATGGCAAAGGACATATAACCAATGCCGAAGGACGGAAAGACGGGAAAGAAACCTGGGGGAAATCATCCGCCTGGGTTGATTACAGTGGCCTTGTCGACAACCAGTATGTGGGGGTGGCCATCATGCCTGACCCCAAAAATTTCCGTCCCAGCTGGTTCCATACCCGGGACTACGGTTTAATGGCTGCAAACGCCTTTGGCCGCGATGCAATGAAACAGGGTGAAAAAAGCTCGGTGGTGGTGAAAAAGGGAGAAACATTCAGGCTGGCCTATGGGGTACTGATTTATTGCAAACCCAATGGTGAAAAAGTGAACATAGCGGGTGCCTATCAGGATTATTTGAAAGTAATAAAGGAGTAA
- a CDS encoding DNA polymerase ligase N-terminal domain-containing protein produces the protein MSLITYNKKRNFEDSPEPKGKSENENLFRFVVQRHDATHLHYDFRLELGGVLKSWAVPKGPSMNPEDKRLAVEVEDHPVSYIGFEGQIPEGNYGAGSVEIWDEGIFFPVDEDLEKISETKALRALKKGELKIFLKGQKLAGGFVLVKMKKDEKNWLLIKHKDDFSIDTKFDIEKGRKKSAAKSKVKKGSSEKVKTTDKP, from the coding sequence ATGTCACTGATCACTTATAATAAGAAGCGGAATTTTGAGGATTCCCCCGAACCCAAAGGCAAGAGTGAAAATGAGAATCTGTTCAGGTTTGTGGTGCAGCGCCATGATGCCACACACCTTCACTATGATTTTCGGCTTGAACTTGGCGGGGTACTCAAAAGCTGGGCTGTCCCCAAAGGACCTTCCATGAACCCGGAAGACAAGCGGCTGGCCGTAGAAGTGGAAGATCATCCGGTGAGTTACATAGGTTTTGAGGGGCAGATTCCGGAAGGAAATTATGGAGCTGGCAGTGTGGAAATATGGGATGAGGGTATTTTTTTTCCAGTGGATGAAGACCTCGAAAAAATCAGTGAGACAAAAGCCTTGCGGGCGCTGAAGAAAGGAGAATTGAAGATTTTCTTGAAAGGCCAAAAACTGGCGGGTGGTTTTGTATTAGTAAAAATGAAAAAGGATGAAAAAAACTGGCTCCTGATCAAACACAAAGATGATTTTTCTATAGATACCAAATTTGACATCGAAAAAGGCCGAAAAAAATCTGCTGCTAAAAGTAAAGTCAAAAAAGGAAGTTCAGAAAAAGTCAAAACCACCGATAAGCCATGA
- the ku gene encoding non-homologous end joining protein Ku — MRAIWSGAIGFGLVNIPVKLFSAVQNSELDLDMLDKKDSANIHFQRVNANTGKEVKWENIVRGYKIEDHYVVLTDEDFKKASPEKSKMIEIAEFVNEKDIDSIYYETPYYLQPEKSGFKAYGLLRDALKKSGKAGLGTYVLRNRESLVLIKPAGNILILNKIRFQDEIRPLDEINVPESKTKPEEIKMAVQLIEQLTTDFDISKYKDTYTEKLLKLIKAKAKGKKTVAPKLEVVHSRSRDLMEQLKESLQSSKRKAS; from the coding sequence ATGAGAGCAATATGGTCAGGGGCTATCGGATTTGGTCTCGTAAATATCCCGGTCAAACTTTTCAGTGCTGTCCAGAATAGCGAACTCGACCTGGATATGCTGGATAAAAAGGATAGCGCTAATATCCATTTCCAACGTGTGAATGCTAATACCGGCAAAGAGGTGAAATGGGAGAACATTGTACGCGGTTACAAGATCGAAGATCATTACGTGGTACTCACGGATGAGGATTTTAAAAAAGCCAGTCCTGAAAAATCAAAGATGATCGAGATAGCGGAATTTGTCAATGAAAAAGATATTGATAGTATTTACTATGAAACGCCTTACTATCTCCAGCCCGAAAAATCGGGTTTTAAAGCTTATGGTCTGCTCAGGGATGCATTAAAAAAATCAGGAAAAGCCGGGCTCGGAACTTACGTTTTAAGAAACCGGGAAAGCCTGGTATTGATAAAACCGGCAGGTAATATATTGATATTAAACAAGATAAGATTCCAGGATGAGATAAGACCTTTAGACGAAATCAACGTGCCGGAGTCCAAAACCAAGCCCGAAGAAATTAAAATGGCGGTTCAGTTGATTGAACAACTCACTACCGATTTTGACATATCCAAATACAAGGATACCTACACCGAAAAGCTGCTTAAATTAATAAAAGCCAAAGCAAAAGGTAAGAAAACCGTTGCTCCGAAACTGGAAGTAGTACATTCCCGGAGCCGTGATCTAATGGAACAATTGAAAGAAAGTCTGCAATCATCTAAACGTAAGGCGTCCTGA
- the pdxA gene encoding 4-hydroxythreonine-4-phosphate dehydrogenase PdxA, whose protein sequence is MNDQRPVLGITMGDPASIGPEVAVKALAREEIYTICRPLIVGDAKVIADAIRFCGLDIKVNAVKSVEKAVFLFGQIDVYDLNNVKLETLKKGEMSAAAGDVAFKTVVETIRLAMGGQVDGTVTGPINKESIQMAGHRFSGHTEIYAHYTDTKKYAMLLVENDLRVIHVSTHVSLREACDLVKKDRILDTIELMHGACRRLGIASPKIAVAGLNPHASDGGLFGWEEKNEIIPAIEEALSRGYQVEGPIPADTLFPKAIGGSYDGCVVMYHDQGHIPFKMVGFSWDSETKKMNSVKGVNMTLGLPIIRTSVDHGTAMEIAGKGIASPDAMILAIEYAVRLFKNKV, encoded by the coding sequence ATGAATGATCAAAGACCCGTTTTAGGGATCACCATGGGTGACCCTGCGAGCATAGGCCCCGAGGTAGCCGTGAAGGCACTGGCCAGAGAAGAGATTTATACCATCTGCAGGCCATTGATCGTGGGAGATGCAAAAGTGATTGCGGACGCGATCCGTTTCTGTGGGCTGGATATTAAAGTAAACGCCGTTAAGTCGGTTGAGAAAGCGGTATTCCTTTTCGGGCAAATCGACGTGTACGACCTGAACAACGTAAAGCTCGAAACATTAAAAAAAGGCGAGATGTCTGCCGCGGCAGGCGATGTGGCGTTTAAGACCGTGGTCGAAACCATCAGACTTGCCATGGGAGGACAGGTTGACGGAACGGTGACCGGGCCGATCAACAAGGAATCCATACAAATGGCGGGGCATCGTTTTTCGGGCCATACGGAGATCTACGCCCATTATACGGACACAAAGAAATATGCCATGCTGCTGGTGGAGAATGACCTGAGGGTTATCCATGTTTCTACGCACGTGTCGTTAAGAGAAGCCTGCGACCTCGTCAAAAAGGACCGGATACTGGATACCATTGAACTCATGCATGGCGCCTGCCGCCGGTTAGGCATTGCCAGCCCTAAAATTGCAGTAGCCGGTTTAAATCCGCATGCCAGTGACGGAGGCCTGTTTGGCTGGGAAGAAAAAAACGAAATCATTCCTGCCATAGAAGAGGCTCTCAGCCGGGGTTATCAAGTAGAAGGCCCTATCCCTGCCGACACCCTGTTTCCTAAAGCAATCGGTGGCAGTTACGATGGCTGCGTAGTGATGTATCATGACCAGGGACATATTCCTTTTAAAATGGTAGGCTTTTCCTGGGACAGTGAAACGAAGAAAATGAACAGCGTCAAGGGAGTCAATATGACCCTGGGACTGCCTATTATCCGGACTTCCGTGGACCACGGGACGGCCATGGAAATTGCGGGAAAGGGCATTGCAAGCCCCGACGCCATGATCCTGGCGATTGAGTATGCCGTCAGGCTTTTTAAGAATAAGGTTTAA